A stretch of Lathyrus oleraceus cultivar Zhongwan6 chromosome 6, CAAS_Psat_ZW6_1.0, whole genome shotgun sequence DNA encodes these proteins:
- the LOC127093188 gene encoding monothiol glutaredoxin-S6 translates to MDMITTMVSDKAVVIFSKSTCCLSHSILSLIRSFGANPTVYELDEMTNGPQIERALIQFGCQPSVPAVFIGQQFIGGSKRIMTLHLQNGVGLMLK, encoded by the coding sequence ATGGACATGATCACAACGATGGTGAGTGATAAGGCTGTGGTAATATTCAGCAAGAGCACATGttgtttgagtcactccatcTTGTCATTGATACGAAGCTTTGGTGCAAACCCAACTGTTTATGAGCTTGATGAGATGACAAATGGGCCACAGATCGAAAGAGCATTGATTCAATTTGGGTGCCAACCGAGTGTACCAGCTGTGTTTATTGGTCAACAATTCATCGGTGGATCTAAAAGAATCATGACCCTCCATCTTCAAAATGGGGTAGGACTAATGCTCAAATGA
- the LOC127095670 gene encoding uncharacterized protein LOC127095670, which produces MITSSITHLVNVMQEDFEEHAAKVKTLKESPSNENLLILYGLYKQATLGPVTTVSLMFIAVAMSYTYLIGIDGEACYPNLKFEDSIFDLLILLKVYLLVDHFGTGLTLQDLWHGLICSWLAARSWLALELSGTLQKLSQGQLLQFSGLGTVGLAVAEGAKSAGASRVIGIDIDSNKYDTDNLSGSIDEPLEDGDSALHLTCLYGHFGCAQLLLERGADLEAKDEDGAIPLHDACAGGFLEIVQLLLNRANDAEHIKRMLESVDSEGDTPLHHAARGEHADVIRLLLSNGASATKENLYGKTPAELPEHGTDARRPLEAATTAMAT; this is translated from the exons ATGATTACTTCAAGCATTACACACTTGGTTAATGTGATGCAGGAGGATTTTGAGGAGCATGCTGCGAAAGTCAAGACTCTAAAAGAGAGTCCATCAAATGAAAACTTGCTTATCCTTTATGGATTGTACAAGCAAGCCACTCTTGGACCTGTTACCACCG TTTCGCTAATGTTTATCGCGGTTGCCATGTCATACACTTATCTGATTGGGATT GATGGTGAAGCTTGTTATCCAAATTTGAAATTTGAAGACTCAATATTTGATTTATTGATTCTATTGAA GGTTTATCTTCTGGTTGACCACTTTGGAACTGGCTTGACATTGCAGGATTTGTGGCATGGTCTTATTTGCTCATGGCTAGCTGCAAGATCCTGGCTG GCCTTGGAGCTGTCTGGAACACTGCAAAAGTTGAGCCAGGGTCAATTGTTGCAATTTTCGGGCCTTGGAACTGTTGGTCTTGCT GTTGCAGAGGGTGCAAAAAGTGCTGGTGCATCACGGGTTATTGGCATAGATATTGATAGCAACAAGTATGATACAG ATAACTTGAGTGGTAGTATTGATGAACCTTTGGAGGATGGGGATAGCGCTCTTCATTTGACCTGTTTGTATGGCCATTTTGGATGCGCACAG CTTCTACTAGAAAGAGGAGCTGATTTGGAGGCTAAAGATGAGGATGGAGCAATTCCTTTACACGATGCGTGTGCAGGAG GGTTTTTGGAGATAGTCCAACTTCTACTTAACAGAGCTAATGACGCCGAGCATATAAAAAGGATGTTAGAATCAGTCGATTCTGAGGGTGATACT CCTCTTCATCATGCTGCAAGAGGTGAGCATGCTGATGTAATTAGGTTGTTGCTTTCTAATGGTGCATCAGCCACAAAGGAAAACTTATATGGAAAG ACCCCTGCAGAGTTACCTGAACACGGCACAGATGCTAGGAGGCCGCTTGAAGCTGCTACTACTGCCATGGCAACCTAA